One window of the Pseudofrankia sp. DC12 genome contains the following:
- a CDS encoding NAD(P)H-dependent oxidoreductase, which translates to MAGWRVLSVVGNPKPQSRTRRVAEAVAERVTRGLAATGNGGAGNGIPGSTAAEVIEVSQLGAGLLGWGDPAVKAATTAMAAADVLIVATPTYKATYTGLLKLLLDQIGAGELGGVPAIPVQVAAAPQHALAVEVHLRPVLVEIGASLPTTGLFVLDSTLGTLDETLDRWSATNLDAVIALATARAARVRA; encoded by the coding sequence ATGGCTGGTTGGCGTGTGCTGAGCGTCGTGGGCAACCCGAAGCCGCAGTCGAGGACCCGTCGGGTGGCCGAGGCGGTGGCCGAGCGGGTCACCCGCGGGCTGGCGGCCACCGGCAACGGCGGGGCGGGCAACGGCATCCCGGGGAGCACCGCGGCCGAGGTCATCGAGGTCTCCCAGCTGGGCGCCGGGCTGCTCGGCTGGGGTGACCCGGCCGTCAAGGCGGCGACGACGGCGATGGCGGCGGCCGACGTCCTCATCGTCGCGACGCCGACCTACAAGGCGACCTACACGGGCCTGCTCAAGCTGCTGCTCGACCAGATCGGCGCCGGCGAACTCGGCGGCGTGCCGGCGATCCCGGTCCAGGTCGCCGCGGCGCCCCAGCACGCGCTCGCCGTCGAGGTCCACCTGCGCCCGGTGCTCGTCGAGATCGGCGCCTCGCTGCCCACCACGGGGCTGTTCGTCCTGGACAGCACCCTCGGCACCCTGGACGAGACGCTCGACCGCTGGTCGGCAACCAACCTTGACGCGGTGATCGCCCTCGCCACGGCACGCGCGGCGCGCGTCCGGGCCTGA
- a CDS encoding histidine phosphatase family protein, with protein sequence MSVVYLVRHGQASFGAADYDVLSELGHRQAALAGAELRARGVRVDLVATGTLRRQRETAAAALTAYAAAPASQAGTGTGAGSAVAVDAGGWAGGTETDARWNEYDQDTMVTGGRQGHAPPAQRVSTSSGISSRSFQGLLDNALADWMARDDTGPGSFRAFSDGVAGALDGLAGRLGSGGTAVVFSSAGPIAALCGRLLGVGVEGLVSLNRTMINGGIAKIVCGRSGTSLISVNEHSHIDAAGREFLSYR encoded by the coding sequence GTGAGCGTCGTCTACCTGGTGCGGCATGGCCAGGCGTCGTTCGGCGCCGCCGACTACGACGTCCTGTCCGAGCTCGGCCACCGACAGGCGGCGCTGGCCGGGGCCGAGCTGCGGGCCCGGGGCGTTCGGGTCGATCTTGTGGCCACTGGCACCCTGCGCCGCCAGCGGGAGACGGCCGCCGCCGCGCTCACCGCCTATGCCGCTGCCCCCGCCAGCCAGGCCGGCACAGGCACCGGCGCGGGTTCGGCGGTTGCCGTCGACGCGGGCGGCTGGGCCGGCGGGACCGAGACCGACGCCCGCTGGAACGAGTACGACCAGGACACGATGGTCACCGGCGGCCGGCAGGGCCACGCGCCCCCCGCCCAGCGGGTGTCGACCTCCAGCGGGATCTCGTCGCGGTCGTTCCAGGGCCTGCTGGACAACGCGCTGGCCGACTGGATGGCCCGCGACGACACCGGGCCGGGCAGCTTCCGGGCCTTCAGCGACGGCGTCGCCGGCGCGCTCGACGGGCTGGCCGGCCGGCTCGGCTCCGGTGGCACCGCGGTGGTCTTCTCGTCGGCCGGCCCGATCGCCGCGCTGTGCGGCCGGCTGCTCGGCGTCGGCGTCGAGGGCCTCGTCTCACTGAACCGAACCATGATCAACGGAGGCATCGCAAAGATCGTCTGTGGCCGGTCCGGCACCAGCCTCATCTCGGTCAACGAGCACAGCCACATCGACGCCGCGGGCCGGGAGTTCCTCAGCTACCGCTGA
- a CDS encoding acyl-CoA dehydrogenase family protein, translating to MTVAPGSTTAGSTRRSSSGSTRLGGEPVRSRPAVTHAVTNQPPPLVDYDVADDPVLEEGLRREGAAFYIDDLHRLGWLAGSEQAARWGDLANRHVPELRTHDRYGNRIDEVDFHPSWHALMDVAVREGLAGAAWGSRRPGAHVARAAGLHVWSTVEQGHTCPVSMTYAVIPALRTEPELAAVYEKLLASRVYDRAMCPPTGKLGLIAGMGMTEKQGGSDVRSNTTAAVPHPDGSYRLRGHKWFTSAPMSDLFLVLAQAPSGLSCYLVPRVLPDGSRNTFRIQRLKDKLGNRSNASAEPEFDDTVGWLVGPEGRGVRSIIEMVAMTRFDSALGSAAGTRAALVQALHHTRHRSAFGALLVDKPLMRNVLADLAVESEAATTLMLRLAGAIDRGVRGDAGERAFLRLATALAKFWICKRQPGFVAEALECLGGNGYAEESGMPRLYREAPLNSIWEGAGNVNALDVLRALDREPAAVAAFDAEVARSAGGDDRLDAAVAALRADLADLPTADPGELEFGARTLVERMALVLQGALLVRHAPPAVAGAFCATRLATGGGRAYGTLPRGTDVAAILARVPPVTRG from the coding sequence ATGACGGTGGCACCTGGATCGACGACAGCTGGGTCGACGCGACGATCGTCCAGCGGCTCGACGCGGCTCGGCGGTGAGCCGGTGCGGTCGCGGCCGGCCGTGACCCACGCGGTGACGAACCAGCCACCGCCGCTGGTCGACTACGACGTCGCCGACGACCCGGTGCTGGAGGAGGGTCTGCGCCGCGAGGGCGCCGCCTTCTATATCGACGACCTGCACCGCCTGGGCTGGCTGGCCGGCAGCGAGCAGGCCGCTCGCTGGGGGGATCTCGCGAACCGGCACGTCCCCGAGTTACGCACCCATGACCGGTACGGCAACCGGATCGACGAGGTCGACTTCCACCCGTCGTGGCACGCCCTGATGGACGTGGCCGTGCGCGAGGGCCTGGCCGGTGCCGCGTGGGGCAGCCGCCGTCCGGGAGCGCACGTCGCCAGGGCCGCCGGGCTGCACGTCTGGAGCACCGTCGAGCAGGGCCACACCTGCCCGGTCTCGATGACCTACGCCGTGATCCCGGCGCTGCGCACCGAACCGGAGCTCGCCGCAGTCTACGAGAAGCTGCTGGCCAGCCGGGTCTATGACCGCGCGATGTGCCCGCCTACCGGCAAGCTCGGCCTGATCGCCGGCATGGGGATGACGGAGAAGCAGGGCGGCTCGGACGTTCGGTCCAACACCACGGCCGCGGTGCCCCACCCGGACGGCAGCTACCGGCTGCGCGGGCACAAGTGGTTCACCTCGGCGCCGATGAGCGACCTCTTCCTCGTGCTCGCGCAGGCGCCGAGCGGGCTGTCCTGCTACCTGGTGCCCCGAGTTCTTCCGGACGGATCGCGCAACACGTTCCGCATCCAGCGGCTGAAGGACAAGCTCGGTAACCGCTCCAACGCCTCCGCCGAGCCGGAGTTCGACGATACCGTCGGCTGGTTGGTCGGCCCGGAGGGGCGCGGCGTGCGGTCCATCATCGAGATGGTCGCCATGACGCGGTTCGACTCGGCGCTCGGCTCCGCGGCCGGAACCAGGGCCGCCCTTGTCCAGGCGCTGCACCACACCCGGCACCGCTCGGCGTTCGGCGCCCTGCTGGTCGACAAGCCGCTGATGCGCAACGTCCTGGCCGACCTCGCGGTCGAGTCGGAGGCGGCGACGACGCTGATGCTGCGGCTGGCGGGTGCGATCGACCGGGGCGTGCGCGGCGACGCGGGGGAGCGCGCGTTCCTGCGGCTGGCCACCGCGCTGGCGAAGTTCTGGATCTGCAAGCGGCAGCCGGGCTTCGTCGCCGAGGCGCTGGAGTGCCTCGGCGGGAACGGCTACGCAGAGGAGTCGGGGATGCCCCGGCTCTACCGCGAGGCGCCGCTGAACAGCATCTGGGAGGGCGCGGGCAACGTGAACGCCCTGGACGTGCTGCGAGCGCTCGACCGTGAGCCGGCCGCCGTGGCGGCGTTCGACGCCGAGGTTGCCCGGTCCGCCGGCGGGGACGACCGGCTCGACGCGGCCGTCGCCGCGCTGCGCGCGGACCTGGCCGACCTGCCGACGGCGGACCCGGGCGAGCTGGAGTTCGGCGCCCGTACCCTGGTGGAACGGATGGCGCTGGTGTTGCAGGGCGCGCTGCTGGTCCGGCACGCACCGCCCGCCGTCGCCGGCGCATTCTGCGCCACCCGGCTGGCCACCGGCGGCGGCCGGGCCTACGGCACGCTGCCGCGCGGCACGGACGTCGCCGCCATCCTCGCCCGTGTCCCTCCGGTGACCCGCGGCTGA